A genome region from Solanum pennellii chromosome 12, SPENNV200 includes the following:
- the LOC107005785 gene encoding uncharacterized protein LOC107005785, producing the protein MENSGATNLQKQITYQEKGTQTEPDTTEEILKAINTLSTKVDSMGKELQNLKANSQQHDYKYAELRQHTELRRSEDAKIPELQGDDGKLRKTHNNVCLDTAAGTSKRINTNLNQLFAKPFTQKPQMQIPAEPQTSTYAISLQNDKKRYNYITQSYIENIHKIQTYLNLNPRSTQTKTPEEDYITQKLQGYNKLIAQPKTNPNLVKTCYNYGLLNTVYTYTGEEIAGIPELHRAFLTYKRITKGNLFYIKCYTAPAEILYEEIKSPIQVVKIGLTRDMIIPEEIEKQNEIPKVEIPNFYANKRIIGIATIIQELANNYLNGNAIWSYYARDQVMIYANSKELRKSDMDEVQRWILSLLKPEEQPSTRALKKGFISEELLVRYCKLISNKYPDHKCSKCNGEDNVIPTVDLGYLQLI; encoded by the exons ATGGAAAATTCTGGAGCTACAAATCTACAAAAACAG ATTACCTATCAAGAAAAAGGAACACAAACTGAACCAGATACAACAGAAGAAATACTCAAAGCTATTAATACACTTTCTACGAAGGTGGACAGTATGGGAAAAGAGTTACAAAATCTAAAAGCTaatagtcagcagcatgactataaATATGCGGAGCTACGCCAACATACAGAGTTACGTCGATCGGAAGACGCTAAAATTCCAGAGCTACAAGGAGACGATGGGAAACTCCGAAAAACCCATAACAATGTTTGTTTAGATACAGCTGCAGGTACAAGCAAAagaattaatacaaatttaaaccaGCTATTTGCAAAACCATTTACCCAAAAACCACAAATGCAGATACCAGCAGAACCACAAACATCTACCTATGCAATAAGCCtacaaaatgacaaaaaaagatACAACTATATTACCCAATCTTACATTGAAAACATACACAAAATTCAGACATATCTAAACCTAAACCCAAGATCCACACAAACAAAAACTCCCGAAGAAGACTATATAACCCAGAAACTACAAGGATATAACAAACTTATTGCACAACCTAAGACCAACCCCAACCTAGTAAAAACATGTTATAACTACGGACTATTAAATACAGTATACACATATACCGGAGAAGAAATAGCCGGAATACCAGAACTACATAGagcatttttaacatataaaagaaTTACCAAAGGAAATTTATTCTATATAAAATGTTATACAGCACCAGCAGAGATACTATACGAAGAAATAAAATCACCAATACAGGTGGTAAAGATAGGATTAACCAGAGATATGATTATTCCAGAAGAGatagaaaaacaaaatgagATACCAAAAGTAGAAATACCTAACttttatgcaaataaaagaataattggtATAGCTACAATTATACAAGAGTTagcaaacaattatttaaatggCAATGCCATTTGGAGCTATTATGCAAGAGATCAGGTGATGATTTATGCAAACTCCaaagaattaagaaaatcaGATATGGATGAAGTTCAGAGATGGATTTTGTCATTGCTAAAACCAGaagaacaaccatctacaaGAGCTTTGAAGAAAGGATTTATTTCAGAAGAATTATTAGTAAGATATTGCAAACTTATCAGCAACAAATACCCAGATCATAAATGCTCCAAGTGCAACGGAGAAGATAATGTGATACCTACAGTTGATTTAGGATACCTACAGTTGATTTAG